A single window of Electrophorus electricus isolate fEleEle1 chromosome 16, fEleEle1.pri, whole genome shotgun sequence DNA harbors:
- the LOC113591926 gene encoding complement C3-like produces MHVDLLWLTATLLSFPLLTLCDPLFIMSAPNLLRVGGQEKVFVEAQDYTGGDLLVKITVKDYPRKTLDLISKSVVLKSSEHYQGLVDIKIPHNRDYFSDDPLEKQYVYLHAQFPSCLLEKVVMVSFQSGYIFIQTDKSIYTPSSTVQYRIFSVTPDLQPLDQSGISVEIINHQGITIHRDTIFAKQGTLTGKYSIPDIASSGIWSVAARFKNTPQKNFTAEFEVKEYVLPTFEVTLTPSRSFFYVDDNDLNVDISAKYLFGKKVDGSAFVVFGVIQGDSKTSLPASLSRVQITNGEGDATLTKAMIQKTFPDFHKLVGSSIYISVSVLTDTGSEMVEAQRRGIQIVTSPYTIHFKRTPKFFKPGMSFDVTVYVTNPDQTPAENVDVEIHPGPVLGDTKANGMEKFTVNTQGGAKNLPITVKTKDPRLSDGRQAINQMTALPYTSKGGSSNYLHIGIATSELVIGDQMKVNLNFGKSPGVQNQDFTYLILSKGQIVQANRFKRQGQSLVTLSMPVTKDMVPSFRVVAYYHVGSSEVVSDSVWVDVKDTCMGKLELSAQDPKSAYEPGDEFVLTITGDPGAKVGLVAVDKGVFVLNKNKLTQTKIWDIIEKHDTGCTAGSGKDSMGVFYDAGLLFESDKAGGTDSRTTSDCPAPLKRKRRAESLLQITTTLTGNYSGELKKCCADGLKLNKLGYTCERRATFITEGAKCVQAFLHCCKEMLIRRQEEGEDEMYLARSEEDDGAYISSDEIVSRTQFPESWLWEDPELPPCQGNQPCATTTLTMRKNYMKDSITTWQVLAISLSKTHGICVADPYEMVVVKDFFVDLKLPYSAVRNEQLEIKAIVHNFSNRKLKVRLEFLETEHICSTASKKGKFRTVVHIDGKSTRSVPYIIIPMELGEHSIEVKASAYDTTLSDGVRKTLKVVSEGVKTEILESNEVLSPSKFSDGVQVVHVKTEIPDDQIPNTPAHTYITVSGQEVSQTIEQAISGKFMGRLIVQPHGCGEQNMIFMTLPLIATHYLDSTKQWEGVGMNRRSDAIKHIQTGYEKELTFRKQDGSYGAWINTPSSTWLTAYVGKVFALASDLVAIQENVLCSALKWLILNTQMPDGMFKEGAPVYHGEMVGDVRGKDSDASLTAFVVIALQEGHKLCAKAVTSLPESMKKAIEYLEHRIPTLTNPYAIAMTSYAMANADKFNKDLLMKSSAEDGSYWQVPRGLHFSLEATGYALLALVKAKEFDAAGKAVHWLNKQSSPYGGHGTTQATIIVFQAVAEYYKEVKKIQNMDLDVEVSVSGRSRSNRWIFKRESSHLTRSDKVQLKQNFTVTAKGTGVGSLQVLTLYYARPIEKQSDCKKFELTVKLEKQNDVTYAGAKESYLLTIETFYRDPNRDATMSILDVGLLTGFVVDEHDLTDLTTGKDRYISKFEMDKQLSERGSLIIYVDKISHGLVDKFAFKVHKVTEVAMLQPAAVSVYEYYSPGDQCVKFYHPVKKGGALSRLCNDQEGLCQCAEENCSVQKKDKIIDDDRDKKACEAGMDYVYKVKVESMNLTPQTHYYKMKIEEVLKEGTDAGVEGQLRTFMGHANCQESYGFEEGKTYLIMGRSVDLPRVEGRLQYILGEQTWIEYWPTSEEGQTTKYRDRYTGIIGLSQTLSDFGCTT; encoded by the exons ATGCATGTGGACCTGCTGTGGCTAACAGCTACacttctctccttccccctgcTTACACTATGTGACCCGCT CTTCATCATGTCTGCCCCAAACCTGCTGAGAGTGGGTGGCCAGGAGAAAGTGTTTGTGGAGGCACAGGATTATACTGGAGGAGACCTACTTGTGAAGATCACAGTGAAGGACTACCCACGGAAAACACTGGACCTAATATCCAAATCAGTGGTCCTCAAATCTTCTGAACACTACCAGGGTCTTGTGGACATTAAG ATCCCTCATAACAGGGACTACTTCAGCGATGACCCCCTGGAGAAGCAGTATGTGTACCTACATGCACAGTTTCCCTCGTGTCTGCTGGAGAAGGTGGTCATGGTTTCCTTCCAGTCAGGCTACATATTCATTCAGACAGACAAGTCCATCTACACACCCAGCAGCACAG TTCAATACAGGATCTTCTCAGTGACTCCTGATCTGCAGCCTCTGGACCAGAGTGGAATCTCAGTTGAAATCATA AATCATCAAGGAATTACAATTCATAGGGATACAATCTTCGCTAAGCAAGGGACTCTGACTGGAAAATACAGTATCCCTGACATTGCCAG TTCTGGAATATGGTCTGTGGCAGCACGGTTCAAAAACACCCCACAAAAGAACTTCACTGCTGAATTTGAAGTTAAAGAATATG TGCTGCCGACCTTTGAGGTCACCTTAACCCCATCCAGGTCTTTCTTCTATGTTGATGATAACGATCTTAATGTGGACATAAGTGCCAA GTACTTGTTTGGAAAGAAAGTGGATGGAAGTGCGTTTGTGGTGTTTGGCGTGATACAAGGTGACAGCAAGACAAGTCTGCCAGCTTCTTTAAGTAGAGTACAG ATCACTAATGGAGAGGGTGATGCAACGCTGACAAAAGCGATGATCCAGAAAACTTTCCCAGATTTTCACAAACTAGTTGGAAGCTCTATATACATATCTGTCAGTGTTTTAACAGATACCG GTAGTGAAATGGTGGAAGCACAGAGGAGAGGCATTCAGATTGTGACATCACCCTACACCATCCACTTCAAAAGAACCCCAAAATTCTTTAAACCTGGAATGTCTTTTGATGTTACG GTTTATGTGACAAATCCTGATCAGACACCTGCTGAAAATGTGGACGTGGAAATCCATCCTGGACCGGTACTGGGTGACACCAAAGCCAACGGCATGGAAAAGTTCACAGTCAATACTCAGGGAGGAGCCAAGAATCTACCAATCACT GTAAAAACCAAAGACCCACGCTTATCTGATGGCAGACAGGCTATAAACCAGATGACTGCTCTACCCTACACTAGCAAAGGAGGATCCAGTAATTACCTTCACATTGGCATAGCTACTTCAGAACTGGTGATTGGTGATCAGATGAAAGTCAATCTGAATTTTGGCAAGAGCCCAGGTGTCCAAAATCAAGATTTCACTTACTTG ATCCTCAGTAAAGGTCAGATTGTGCAAGCAAATAGGTTTAAGAGACAAGGGCAGTCTCTTGTGACTCTGTCAATGCCTGTCACCAAGGACATGGTGCCCTCATTTCGGGTGGTGGCGTATTACCATGTGGGATCATCTGAGGTGGTGTCCGACTCAGTCTGGGTTGACGTGAAGGACACTTGCATGGGAAAG TTGGAATTGAGTGCACAAGACCCCAAGAGTGCCTATGAGCCTGGAGATGAGTTTGTTCTCACGATCACTGGGGACCCAGGTGCCAAGGTTGGGCTGGTAGCTGTGGATAAAGGAGTGTTTGTTCTAAACAAGAACAAACTCACACAGACCAAG ATCTGGGACATCATTGAGAAGCACGACACAGGTTGCACAGCTGGCAGTGGTAAAGACAGTATGGGAGTTTTCTATGATGCAGGTCTGCTGTTTGAGTCCGACAAAGCAGGAGGGACCGATTCCAGAACAA CATCTGATTGTCCCGCTCcactaaagagaaaaagaagagctGAGAGTCTACTACAAATAACTACCACACTTA CTGGGAACTACAGTGGTGAGCTAAAGAAATGTTGTGCCGATGGTCTTAAGTTAAACAAGCTGGGCTACACATGTGAACGGAGGGCTACGTTCATCACAGAAGGTGCAAAGTGTGTCCAGGCTTTCCTGCACTGCTGCAAGGAGATGCTGATTCGTAGACAGGAAGAGGGGGAGGATGAGATGTACCTGGCTCGCA GTGAGGAAGATGATGGTGCTTACATAAGCTCTGATGAAATTGTGTCACGTACTCAGTTCCCTGAGAGCTGGCTATGGGAGGACCCGGAGCTGCCACCCTGCCAAGGAAACCAGCCATG TGCAACAACAACTCTCACCATGAGAAAAAACTATATGAAAGACTCCATTACTACCTGGCAGGTGTTAGCCATTAGTCTGTCTAAGACCCATG GAATTTGCGTAGCTGATCCCTATGAAATGGTAGTTGTGAAGGATTTCTTTGTGGACCTGAAGTTGCCTTACTCAGCAGTGCGCAATGAGCAATTAGAAATCAAGGCCATTGTGCACAACTTTTCAAATAGGAAGCTTAAG GTACGATTGGAGTTCTTAGAGACAGAGCACATCTGTAGTACAGCCAGCAAGAAGGGCAAGTTCCGTACAGTAGTTCACATTGACGGCAAGTCCACCAGGTCTGTTCCGTACATAATCATTCCCATGGAACTCGGGGAACACTCCATCGAGGTGAAGGCCTCAGCTTATGACACAACTCTTTCTGATGGAGTGAGAAAGACCCTGAAGGTGGTG tCTGAAGGAGTTAAAACTGAAATCCTGGAGAGTAACGAGGTGCTCAGCCCCTCTAAATTCTCTG ATGGAGTGCAAGTTGTGCATGTGAAAACTGAAATACCAGATGACCAGATTCCAAACACTCCtgctcacacatacatcacTGTGTCTG GTCAAGAGGTCAGTCAGACTATCGAGCAGGCCATCAGTGGCAAGTTCATGGGTCGCCTTATTGTGCAGCCCCACGGCTGTGGTGAGCAGAACATGATCTTTATGACCCTGCCCCTCATCGCCACGCACTACCTAGACAGCACAAAGCAGTGGGAGGGAGTTGGCATGAACCGGCGTAGCGACGCCATCAAACACATCCAGACAG GTTACGAAAAAGAGTTGACTTTCCGTAAACAGGACGGCTCATATGGTGCTTGGATCAACACACCCAGCAGCACATG GCTGACTGCATATGTAGGCAAAGTCTTTGCACTGGCCAGTGATCTCGTTGCCATCCAGGAAAACGTTCTCTGCAGCGCTCTCAAGTGGCTCATTCTGAACACGCAAATGCCAGATGGCATGTTTAAAGAGGGCGCGCCTGTGTATCACGGAGAGATGGTC GGTGATGTGCGAGGGAAGGATTCTGATGCATCATTGACAGCATTTGTTGTCATTGCCTTGCAAGAGGGCCACAAACTCTGTGCCAAAGCAGTCACT AGTCTTCCAGAAAGCATGAAGAAGGCCATCGAGTATCTGGAACATAGAATTCCCACTTTAACCAATCCATATGCTATTGCCATGACTTCCTACGCCATGGCCAATGCTGACAAATTCAACAAAGACCTCCTAATGAAGTCTTCTGCTGAAG ATGGTTCTTACTGGCAAGTTCCTAGAGGGCTCCACTTCTCCCTAGAGGCCACGGGCTACGCCCTGCTGGCTCTGGTGAAGGCAAAGGAGTTTGACGCAGCAGGGAAAGCAGTGCACTGGCTCAATAAGCAAAGCAGCCCGTATGGGGGTCACGGCACCActcag GCAACCATCATAGTGTTCCAAGCTGTAGCTGAGTACTATAAAGAAGTGAAGAAAATTCAGAATATGGATTTAGATGTGgaggtgtctgtgtctggacgGAGTAGATCCAATAGATGGATTTTCAAAAGAGAGTCTTCACACCTCACACGTTCAGATAAG GTTCAACTTAAGCAAAACTTTACTGTCACTGCAAAGGGAACTGGTGTAGGATCTCTCCAA GTTTTGACCTTATACTACGCTAGGCCCATTGAGAAGCAGAGTGACTGCAAAAAGTTTGAGTTAACTGTTAAGCTGGAAAAGCAAAATGACG taACATATGCAGGAGCCAAAGAAAGCTATTTGCTCACCATTGAAACCTT CTACAGGGATCCAAACAGAGATGCCACCATGTCTATTTTGGATGTTGGCTTGCTGACAGGCTTTGTGGTAGATGAACACGATCTGACAGAT CTAACAACTGGAAAAGATCGATATATTTCGAAGTTTGAGATGGATAAACAGCTTTCGGAACGAGGTTCCCTCATCATATATGTAGATAAG ATATCTCATGGACTGGTAGACAAGTTTGCTTTCAAAGTGCACAAGGTCACAGAGGTGGCAATGCTTCAACCTGCTGCTGTTAGTGTGTATGAGTATTACTCTCCAG GGGACCAGTGTGTAAAGTTCTACCATCCTGTAAAGAAAGGTGGTGCTCTAAGCAGACTGTGCAATGACCAGGAAGGcctctgccagtgtgctgaag AAAACTGCAGTGTCCAGAAGAAAGATAAAATTATTGATGATGATCGGGACAAAAAAGCATGTGAAGCTGGCATGGACTACG TTTACAAAGTCAAAGTGGAAAGTATGAATCtcaccccacaaacacactactaCAAGATGAAGATTGAAGAGGTCCTGAAAGAAG